The following are encoded together in the Spiroplasma apis B31 genome:
- a CDS encoding NAD(P)-dependent oxidoreductase: MRIICFGVRDVGEKIFNDVNKKYNYELTFTKELLNHSNVNLIDGHNVVLLRANCIADEKNLTYMKNKGVEYCFTRTVGVNHIDIDAAKKLEIKTAYVPYYSPNAVSELALSMGLYMIRNLNLMADKMNKKDFLIDNNYFSKEVRNSTIGVIGTGRIGFETAKAWKSLGAQVLGYDIFPRSDAKGIIEYTSLNELLVKSDLITLHCPLIKGQNEEFINKDSIAMMKKGVILINAARGELINYNDLLSALEVQHIKSVCLDTLTNESEVFFKTHVKDLNNATYEKLLSLKPRVLITPHIGSFTDEAVKNMVEISFENLKEFIQTNSCKNIIK, from the coding sequence ATGCGAATTATATGTTTTGGTGTGCGAGATGTTGGAGAAAAAATCTTCAACGATGTAAATAAGAAATACAATTATGAATTAACATTTACAAAAGAATTATTGAACCATAGTAATGTTAATTTAATAGATGGCCACAATGTTGTTCTTTTAAGAGCTAACTGTATTGCTGATGAAAAAAACCTGACTTACATGAAAAACAAGGGAGTAGAATATTGCTTTACTAGAACCGTTGGAGTTAATCATATAGACATTGATGCAGCAAAGAAATTAGAAATAAAAACAGCATATGTACCATATTATTCACCAAATGCCGTTAGTGAGTTAGCTCTCTCTATGGGTTTGTACATGATAAGAAATTTAAATTTAATGGCGGATAAAATGAATAAAAAAGACTTTCTAATTGATAATAATTATTTCTCTAAAGAAGTAAGAAATTCTACCATTGGAGTAATAGGAACAGGTAGAATTGGTTTTGAAACTGCTAAAGCTTGAAAAAGTTTAGGTGCCCAAGTACTTGGTTACGATATATTTCCACGCTCAGATGCCAAAGGAATTATTGAATATACATCATTAAATGAACTATTGGTGAAATCAGACTTGATTACACTTCATTGCCCGCTTATCAAAGGCCAAAATGAAGAGTTTATAAATAAAGACTCAATAGCAATGATGAAAAAGGGTGTAATACTTATAAATGCTGCAAGAGGGGAACTTATCAACTACAATGACCTACTTAGCGCTTTAGAAGTTCAACATATAAAGTCTGTGTGCTTAGATACTTTAACTAACGAGAGTGAGGTTTTCTTTAAAACACATGTCAAAGACCTCAATAATGCAACTTACGAAAAGTTACTTTCATTAAAACCAAGAGTTTTGATCACTCCTCATATTGGAAGTTTTACTGATGAAGCCGTTAAAAATATGGTGGAGATAAGCTTTGAAAACTTAAAAGAGTTTATTCAAACTAATTCATGTAAAAATATAATCAAATAA
- a CDS encoding energy-coupling factor transporter ATPase gives MKLENVSFTYGINTPFEFRALNGTNLTIQKGKITAVIGMTGSGKSTLIQLTNGLITTETGRTIVGNYPILASTKKIKEVKDLRREVGLVFQFPEYQLFQDTIEKDIAFGPINLGADKEESLKKVPDLLKMVDLPTDYAKRSPFDLSGGQKRRVAIAGIIAMDGNTLVLDEPTGGLDPQGEEDFMRLFYNLNKEKKKRIVIVTHNMDHVLQIADEVIVMHKGRVIAKDSPFKIFSNKELLEKIEIEPPKLYKVAHGLKEKGIDITAKEFRTIKELALAIKESRTKLGGK, from the coding sequence ATTAAGTTAGAAAACGTTTCATTTACTTACGGTATCAATACACCTTTTGAGTTTCGAGCACTTAACGGAACTAATTTAACAATACAAAAGGGTAAAATAACAGCCGTAATTGGAATGACAGGTTCAGGTAAATCAACCCTAATTCAGTTGACTAATGGTTTAATAACAACAGAAACCGGACGTACAATCGTTGGGAATTACCCAATTTTAGCTTCAACTAAAAAAATTAAAGAAGTTAAAGACTTGAGAAGAGAAGTTGGTTTAGTATTTCAATTTCCTGAGTACCAACTATTTCAAGATACAATTGAAAAAGACATCGCCTTTGGACCTATAAACCTTGGAGCAGACAAAGAAGAAAGTTTGAAAAAAGTACCAGATCTACTTAAGATGGTTGATTTGCCAACTGATTACGCAAAAAGAAGTCCATTCGACTTATCTGGTGGTCAAAAAAGAAGAGTGGCTATTGCAGGGATAATTGCTATGGACGGAAACACATTGGTATTAGATGAGCCTACTGGTGGTTTAGACCCGCAAGGTGAAGAAGACTTTATGCGTTTATTTTACAACTTGAATAAAGAAAAGAAAAAAAGAATTGTTATAGTTACCCATAACATGGACCATGTATTGCAGATCGCTGATGAAGTTATTGTGATGCATAAAGGTAGGGTTATTGCAAAGGATTCCCCATTTAAAATCTTTTCAAACAAGGAATTGCTTGAAAAGATTGAAATAGAACCACCTAAATTATATAAAGTGGCTCATGGTCTTAAAGAAAAGGGAATTGACATTACCGCAAAGGAATTTAGAACAATTAAGGAATTAGCACTTGCAATAAAAGAATCTAGAACAAAATTAGGGGGAAAATAG
- a CDS encoding energy-coupling factor transporter transmembrane component T family protein: MDPRIKLFMILCLIVIIFLKIGFTGFAIAGTLIMGLFFVSKLNFKMLWKLFTPILFIFIVLILINFFMLAPLASENIDWKMLSQSARWGESNESGYIFNWKKIYISEKAFYRASYMTLRIFLMITLTTILTGTTQPLELTLAIEDLLWPLKLIGIPVYIFSTIISIALRMIPTLIDEAGRIMKAQSSRGIDFKNGKLADKVKSMTSLIIPLLVSAFQKAEDLAYAMDSRGYDPHAKRTRYRQVKFRIWDWFIFISVMSIIVFLFIYSHGYFDVLNVIKMPRLDKILDI; this comes from the coding sequence ATGGATCCAAGAATTAAACTTTTCATGATTCTTTGTCTTATTGTTATTATTTTTCTTAAAATTGGTTTTACGGGTTTTGCAATAGCCGGTACTCTAATTATGGGATTGTTTTTCGTAAGTAAACTAAATTTTAAAATGCTGTGAAAATTATTTACCCCGATATTGTTTATCTTTATTGTGTTGATTTTAATTAATTTTTTTATGTTAGCACCCTTAGCTTCTGAAAACATTGATTGAAAAATGCTCTCTCAAAGCGCAAGATGAGGTGAGTCTAATGAGTCCGGATATATTTTTAATTGAAAAAAAATTTATATATCTGAAAAAGCATTTTATAGAGCTTCATATATGACATTAAGAATATTCTTGATGATAACTTTAACCACTATTTTGACTGGAACCACACAACCATTAGAGTTGACATTAGCAATTGAAGACTTATTGTGACCACTAAAGTTAATTGGTATACCAGTTTATATATTTTCTACAATCATTTCGATTGCTTTAAGAATGATACCAACGCTAATCGATGAGGCTGGAAGGATAATGAAAGCACAATCCTCTAGGGGGATAGATTTTAAAAATGGTAAATTAGCGGATAAAGTCAAGTCAATGACGTCTTTAATAATACCATTATTAGTTTCAGCGTTTCAAAAGGCTGAAGACCTAGCATACGCAATGGACTCAAGAGGATATGATCCACACGCAAAAAGAACCAGATATCGCCAAGTGAAATTTAGAATTTGAGATTGATTTATTTTCATATCTGTTATGTCTATAATAGTATTTTTATTCATCTATAGTCATGGTTACTTTGATGTTCTAAATGTGATTAAAATGCCAAGACTAGATAAAATACTTGATATTTAA
- the rplQ gene encoding 50S ribosomal protein L17 produces the protein MSYIQKQGKNTAWRVALMRNLTTELIISEKLEITETRAKELRKHFDHMITLAKRGDLHARRQAAAWLRHTNASEKETALQKLFTSLSKRFKTRNGGYTRILKLDSRRGDNAPMCIIELV, from the coding sequence ATGTCATACATTCAAAAACAAGGAAAAAACACAGCTTGAAGAGTCGCTTTAATGAGGAACTTAACTACTGAACTAATTATTTCAGAAAAACTAGAAATTACTGAAACAAGAGCAAAAGAGTTAAGAAAGCACTTTGACCATATGATTACACTTGCAAAACGTGGGGATTTACATGCTAGAAGACAAGCAGCTGCATGATTGAGACACACAAATGCATCAGAAAAGGAAACAGCATTACAAAAGTTATTTACAAGTCTTTCTAAAAGATTTAAAACAAGAAATGGTGGCTACACAAGAATTTTGAAACTTGATAGTCGTCGTGGTGATAATGCACCTATGTGTATCATAGAGCTAGTTTAA
- a CDS encoding AEC family transporter translates to MIYSKVSDALITTLGSWGIWSAIFATIFVIGMGYLLAFKGIFKAEWEKVLIKIVMLVGLPALALSGFLVQNADSDITLDNLKGELVVIIIGFAFYAIMSVSSKIFFLKYEKDIKDTLAMCIAFASTTFFGIPVVTALFEGTEANASKLTTNVFNVPYRVFLYSFAFIVMSKKPLIVTKKRKDMNEVEVIENKKIRKQTLKNIFCNPILICTFIGLFIWSTQLIPGIRCLDLGRTMTSTMSNGSKVKEKVLDSPLRFDLLFPPSFKIISTLQTICTPLAWLAIGMTMNKGNLKEAIKDKTVWYASVIKVLVAPLIILMFVMVFAFIGYQTGWFKLTNIQLVSLVILTASPPANVVVAYSISYQKGANLSSNLTTLSTLLSVITLPIWVVVVTAISVLPIFGVVT, encoded by the coding sequence ATGATATATAGTAAAGTTTCGGATGCTCTAATTACAACTCTTGGGTCATGAGGGATATGGTCAGCTATATTTGCGACAATTTTTGTTATTGGTATGGGTTATTTATTAGCATTCAAAGGAATATTTAAAGCTGAGTGAGAGAAAGTCTTAATAAAAATAGTAATGCTTGTTGGACTACCTGCACTAGCTTTAAGCGGTTTTTTAGTACAAAATGCTGATTCAGACATTACTCTTGATAACCTTAAAGGTGAGCTTGTAGTAATAATTATTGGTTTTGCATTTTATGCTATTATGTCTGTATCTTCAAAAATATTTTTCTTAAAGTACGAAAAGGACATCAAAGACACACTAGCAATGTGTATTGCGTTTGCTTCTACAACGTTTTTTGGGATACCAGTTGTAACAGCCCTTTTTGAAGGAACTGAGGCTAATGCTAGCAAACTAACAACGAATGTATTTAACGTTCCTTATAGAGTTTTTTTATACTCGTTTGCTTTCATAGTTATGAGTAAAAAACCTCTAATAGTTACAAAAAAAAGAAAAGATATGAATGAAGTCGAAGTAATTGAAAATAAAAAAATTAGGAAGCAGACCCTAAAAAATATTTTCTGCAACCCTATATTGATATGTACATTTATTGGTTTATTTATTTGATCAACACAATTAATACCAGGGATTCGTTGTCTAGATTTAGGAAGAACGATGACTTCGACGATGTCTAACGGCTCAAAAGTCAAAGAAAAAGTCCTAGATTCGCCCTTACGTTTTGATCTTTTGTTTCCACCATCGTTTAAAATTATTTCTACATTACAAACTATTTGCACTCCATTAGCTTGACTTGCTATTGGTATGACAATGAATAAGGGTAATTTGAAAGAAGCTATAAAAGACAAAACAGTATGATACGCATCGGTTATAAAAGTTTTAGTGGCACCTTTGATAATATTAATGTTTGTTATGGTATTTGCTTTTATTGGTTATCAGACCGGTTGATTCAAACTGACAAACATTCAACTAGTTTCATTGGTAATACTAACAGCTTCCCCACCAGCTAATGTGGTAGTAGCGTACTCGATTTCTTATCAAAAGGGAGCAAATCTATCTAGTAACCTTACTACTTTATCTACTTTATTATCTGTCATAACTTTACCAATATGGGTAGTAGTCGTTACAGCTATTAGTGTTCTACCCATATTTGGAGTTGTGACTTAA
- a CDS encoding pyrroline-5-carboxylate reductase family protein, whose translation MKKILFIGVGRMAEAILKALSLNNQNQDEIYILNRTWKRSEELKNKYKCKALKSIEEINAHKFDIIIIGVRPADVEELFMNMKCVNLEGMLLISMVNALKIEHLKKLVGYDINIIRIIPNMNAMNLKSTTSFAIHGENTDLLNYGISLIKKFGSIYEIKEEIFPAFVALTGTSPAFIFEFLKGFEEFSLMNGFTKQESQVFLKECIMNSIENAFTSEKSLDELIDEVCVAGGPTIAGHNILKDKHFKSILIECLETAKNKC comes from the coding sequence ATGAAAAAAATTTTATTTATTGGGGTAGGTAGAATGGCAGAAGCTATTTTAAAAGCCTTATCTTTAAACAACCAAAATCAAGATGAAATTTATATTTTGAATAGAACTTGAAAAAGGAGTGAAGAACTTAAAAACAAATATAAATGTAAAGCACTAAAATCAATAGAAGAAATAAATGCACATAAGTTTGACATCATTATCATTGGGGTTAGACCAGCTGATGTTGAAGAACTCTTTATGAATATGAAATGTGTGAACCTCGAGGGAATGTTATTAATCAGTATGGTAAATGCATTGAAAATTGAACATCTAAAAAAATTAGTAGGTTATGATATCAATATAATCAGAATAATTCCAAATATGAATGCAATGAATTTAAAATCAACAACCAGTTTTGCCATACATGGCGAGAATACGGATCTATTAAATTACGGTATATCATTAATAAAAAAATTTGGTAGTATTTATGAGATAAAAGAAGAAATCTTTCCTGCGTTTGTAGCTCTAACGGGTACTTCACCAGCATTTATATTCGAATTTCTTAAGGGTTTTGAAGAGTTTTCACTTATGAACGGATTTACAAAACAGGAGAGTCAAGTGTTCTTAAAAGAGTGCATTATGAATTCCATAGAAAATGCATTTACATCGGAGAAGTCACTTGATGAACTAATTGACGAAGTATGTGTTGCGGGTGGTCCAACAATTGCTGGCCACAATATATTAAAAGATAAACACTTCAAAAGTATACTTATCGAGTGTCTAGAGACAGCTAAAAATAAATGCTAA
- a CDS encoding energy-coupling factor transporter ATPase codes for MENSNVEVMKVLTTKDLNDFKLKLNEYNDKLVRSSQRVIVAKAKYAKRDVDKDFVKKYELEYKNMKTEFKNFANTKIFLDNFKMEAQKLNKHKKGSEEYWKSYEHYKTAQYIYKEAKNAIKDRGHSGELTKLSDIALKLTNVSFKYREDYPLAVKEVSLEVKHGDYVTIIGHNGSGKSTLSKIIIGVLQPTAGSIDIYGNRVTGSNINIARKFLGIVFQNPDNQFIGSTVRDDIAFGLENRRMAPSKMGDIIEASAKKVNMHEFLDHEPLMLSGGQKQRVAIASALALSPDILIFDEATSMLDPKGKTEVKNIMVELKNTREKTIFSITHDMDEILNADKVMVMNKGELVKFGSPKEILADKDFLRSIHLDIPFVAQVEEALEELGIKLEHSNNLEELVNKICQN; via the coding sequence ATGGAAAATAGTAATGTTGAAGTAATGAAAGTTTTGACAACTAAAGATTTAAACGATTTTAAATTAAAACTAAACGAATACAATGATAAATTAGTTCGTTCAAGTCAAAGAGTAATTGTGGCAAAGGCAAAATATGCAAAAAGAGATGTTGATAAAGATTTTGTAAAAAAATATGAACTCGAATATAAAAATATGAAAACTGAGTTTAAAAACTTTGCTAACACTAAAATATTTTTGGATAATTTCAAAATGGAAGCACAAAAACTTAATAAGCATAAAAAAGGCAGCGAAGAATATTGAAAAAGCTATGAACATTATAAGACAGCTCAATACATTTACAAAGAAGCCAAAAATGCAATAAAAGACCGAGGTCATAGTGGAGAGTTAACTAAATTAAGTGACATCGCACTTAAATTAACTAATGTTTCTTTTAAATATCGTGAAGACTACCCATTGGCTGTTAAGGAAGTTAGTTTAGAAGTAAAACACGGGGATTATGTAACTATAATTGGACATAACGGGAGTGGTAAATCAACCCTTTCAAAAATAATTATTGGTGTTTTGCAACCAACAGCTGGGAGCATAGATATTTATGGAAATAGAGTTACTGGAAGTAACATAAATATAGCAAGAAAATTTTTAGGAATTGTTTTTCAGAACCCTGATAACCAGTTTATAGGATCAACAGTTAGAGATGATATTGCTTTTGGTTTGGAAAATAGAAGAATGGCACCATCAAAAATGGGTGACATCATCGAGGCGTCCGCTAAAAAAGTAAATATGCATGAATTCTTAGATCACGAGCCACTAATGTTGTCGGGAGGACAAAAACAAAGAGTTGCTATCGCATCTGCCTTAGCTCTTTCACCAGATATATTAATTTTTGATGAAGCTACAAGTATGTTAGATCCAAAAGGAAAAACAGAAGTAAAAAATATAATGGTTGAATTAAAAAACACAAGAGAGAAAACTATCTTTTCGATTACGCACGATATGGATGAAATTCTTAATGCGGATAAAGTAATGGTTATGAATAAAGGGGAACTGGTAAAATTTGGTTCTCCAAAGGAAATTCTGGCCGACAAAGATTTTCTCCGTTCAATACACCTAGATATTCCTTTTGTTGCTCAGGTTGAAGAGGCTCTTGAGGAGCTAGGAATAAAGCTAGAGCATAGTAATAACTTAGAGGAGTTAGTGAATAAAATATGTCAAAATTAA